A single genomic interval of Syntrophobotulus glycolicus DSM 8271 harbors:
- the ftsW gene encoding putative lipid II flippase FtsW, giving the protein MLKSRLRRIDRVLLGAILSLLAIGVIMTYSSSAVKGYLYYDDPYHFFKAELLWVTLGLTVMAFALAVDWKLLYNWAKPILYVALFLLILVKVPGIGRNVNGAVRWIGLGPLSIQPSEVIKLAMILIVARLLSAHPHQIGRFKNGIMPVLLLLGLVCLLIMLQPDLGTTLVIAAATFFMLIAAGARAGHIAALGSAGLLMVVAAIAAAPYRMRRIFAFIDPWADPSGKGYQTIQSLLALGPGGLFGLGLGQSRQKFLYLPENHTDFIFAMIGEELGFIGATIVVGLFFIVVWRGFRTAMYAPNPFLALMAVGLTSLIGIQAMINMGVVSGILPVTGITLPFLSYGGTSLVFTMLGAGLLLNISSICKES; this is encoded by the coding sequence ATGCTGAAAAGCCGTTTGAGGAGGATCGACAGGGTACTCCTGGGAGCAATTCTGTCCTTGCTGGCGATCGGAGTCATCATGACTTACAGTTCCAGTGCGGTCAAAGGATATCTTTATTATGATGACCCATACCATTTTTTTAAGGCGGAGTTATTATGGGTAACGCTTGGTTTGACAGTGATGGCTTTTGCCCTGGCAGTAGATTGGAAGTTGCTGTATAATTGGGCTAAACCGATATTATATGTTGCTTTATTTCTCCTGATTTTGGTTAAGGTGCCGGGGATAGGGCGTAATGTAAACGGGGCTGTGCGCTGGATTGGTCTTGGGCCTCTCTCCATTCAGCCCTCGGAAGTCATCAAGTTAGCAATGATCCTCATTGTTGCCCGCCTTCTCTCAGCTCATCCTCACCAAATCGGGAGGTTCAAAAATGGAATCATGCCGGTGCTCCTCCTTTTGGGTCTGGTTTGTCTGCTGATCATGCTGCAGCCGGACCTTGGGACTACCTTAGTGATTGCGGCGGCGACCTTCTTTATGTTGATTGCTGCCGGGGCCAGAGCCGGACATATTGCGGCTTTAGGGAGTGCCGGACTGCTCATGGTTGTGGCGGCGATTGCGGCGGCACCTTACCGGATGCGTCGTATTTTTGCCTTCATTGATCCCTGGGCCGATCCGTCCGGGAAAGGATATCAGACCATCCAGTCTTTACTGGCGCTGGGGCCCGGAGGCCTGTTCGGGCTGGGGCTCGGGCAAAGCAGGCAGAAATTCCTATATTTGCCTGAAAATCATACGGACTTTATATTTGCCATGATCGGTGAAGAATTGGGTTTTATCGGGGCAACAATCGTTGTGGGTCTATTTTTTATCGTCGTCTGGAGAGGGTTCAGGACAGCAATGTATGCGCCGAATCCATTTTTGGCTTTGATGGCGGTGGGGCTGACTTCATTGATCGGAATTCAGGCTATGATCAACATGGGGGTCGTGTCGGGAATTCTTCCTGTCACAGGGATTACACTTCCTTTTTTGAGTTATGGCGGGACTTCCCTGGTGTTCACTATGCTTGGAGCCGGGTTGTTATTGAACATTTCCTCGATCTGCAAAGAATCTTAG
- the murG gene encoding undecaprenyldiphospho-muramoylpentapeptide beta-N-acetylglucosaminyltransferase — protein MRVIVTGGGTGGHIYPALAVAEGLKDKIPEVKILYVGNKDGMEARIVPENGTDFKGISGRGLPRRLSPDMLKAGGSNLKALWQAKQILKEFQPDLVVGTGGYVSGPVVFVAALFGIPAILHEQNALAGVTNKMLGRVVKKILLTFEESRKYFSHQEKIDVVGLPVRKEIGSISRQAGAAALGIDPAKRTLLVTGGSRGALNINKAMLEVAEKLRTREDIQLIWATGTATYEEISKELEIRQIDRRRRGWRMTSYIRNMPEALACSDLCICRAGAGTLAELSAAGRASILIPYPYAAENHQEHNARAFADKGAAVVIKDNELSGTLLWEQIEAILSNRFKFEEMGARARGVFPAGALSRIVEYCRETAWK, from the coding sequence GTGCGTGTAATTGTAACCGGTGGCGGCACCGGCGGACATATTTATCCTGCTCTGGCCGTAGCGGAAGGACTGAAGGATAAAATCCCTGAAGTCAAAATTCTCTATGTAGGAAATAAAGACGGCATGGAAGCCAGGATTGTTCCCGAAAACGGAACTGACTTTAAAGGGATATCCGGCAGGGGGCTGCCGCGCAGGCTCAGCCCGGACATGCTTAAAGCAGGGGGAAGCAACCTAAAGGCTCTTTGGCAAGCCAAACAGATTTTGAAAGAGTTCCAGCCTGACCTTGTGGTCGGGACCGGGGGCTATGTTTCGGGTCCGGTCGTATTTGTCGCCGCTTTATTTGGGATTCCGGCTATCTTGCATGAGCAAAATGCCTTGGCCGGGGTAACCAACAAAATGCTGGGTAGGGTGGTCAAGAAAATCCTGCTGACTTTTGAAGAAAGCAGAAAATATTTTTCCCATCAGGAAAAAATCGATGTTGTCGGTCTGCCGGTGCGCAAAGAGATCGGAAGCATCAGCCGTCAGGCCGGAGCCGCGGCTCTGGGAATTGATCCCGCTAAAAGAACCCTTCTTGTGACCGGCGGCAGCAGGGGAGCGCTGAATATCAATAAGGCCATGCTGGAGGTAGCCGAAAAACTGCGAACCAGAGAGGATATCCAGTTGATCTGGGCAACCGGTACGGCAACATATGAGGAGATCAGCAAAGAACTTGAGATCAGGCAAATCGACCGGAGAAGAAGAGGCTGGAGGATGACCAGTTATATCAGAAATATGCCTGAGGCCCTGGCCTGTTCCGATCTTTGCATCTGCCGGGCCGGGGCGGGCACTCTGGCCGAGCTCTCGGCGGCCGGGAGGGCAAGCATTCTGATCCCTTATCCCTATGCCGCGGAGAATCATCAGGAACATAATGCCCGGGCCTTCGCCGACAAAGGTGCGGCGGTTGTGATCAAGGACAATGAATTAAGCGGGACCTTGCTTTGGGAACAGATAGAGGCTATTCTTTCCAACAGGTTTAAGTTTGAGGAAATGGGAGCGCGGGCCAGGGGAGTATTTCCGGCCGGGGCACTCAGCCGGATTGTGGAGTATTGCCGGGAGACAGCGTGGAAATAG
- the murB gene encoding UDP-N-acetylmuramate dehydrogenase, which translates to MEPQISERNVRGKIERDFSLKKLNTWHIGGNAELVFWPVSCEDLLKGRSWCQKNKVKMLLLGRGSNILLPDEGIKGMVIVTSMLKNITWQEKRIMVEAGYPLSQLARQAADKGLEGLEFACGIPGTVGGAVMVNAGAHGAEISDLVRQVRVLDQKGEIMTLDREQIEFSYRTSSLQGKYWILECVLELVPGEPAVLKEKIRVFTEQRKNAQPLEYPNAGSVFRNPPHLSAGALIEQAGWKGKTVGGAQVSAKHANFIINTGKATALDVKTLINAITEDIEDKFGIQLKTEVQIFS; encoded by the coding sequence TTGGAGCCGCAAATCAGCGAACGAAATGTAAGAGGAAAAATAGAGCGTGACTTTTCTCTGAAAAAACTCAATACATGGCATATAGGCGGTAATGCTGAACTTGTTTTTTGGCCCGTAAGCTGCGAGGACTTACTAAAGGGCAGATCATGGTGTCAAAAGAATAAAGTGAAAATGCTGCTATTGGGCAGGGGGTCAAATATCCTTCTTCCTGATGAAGGAATAAAGGGAATGGTTATTGTGACCTCCATGCTTAAGAACATAACCTGGCAGGAAAAGAGGATTATGGTGGAAGCCGGATATCCGCTGAGCCAATTGGCACGACAGGCTGCCGACAAAGGATTGGAAGGATTGGAATTTGCCTGCGGTATTCCCGGAACGGTCGGGGGAGCCGTCATGGTCAATGCGGGGGCGCATGGAGCGGAGATTTCCGATTTAGTCCGGCAGGTGCGGGTTCTGGATCAAAAGGGCGAGATCATGACCCTTGATCGCGAGCAGATCGAATTTTCTTACCGGACCAGTTCTCTGCAGGGGAAGTACTGGATATTGGAATGTGTCCTGGAGCTTGTTCCCGGTGAACCTGCGGTACTGAAAGAAAAAATCAGGGTTTTTACAGAACAAAGAAAAAACGCCCAGCCACTGGAATACCCTAACGCCGGCAGTGTGTTCCGCAATCCTCCCCACTTATCGGCAGGAGCCCTGATTGAGCAGGCCGGCTGGAAGGGGAAAACTGTCGGCGGTGCACAGGTTTCCGCAAAGCACGCCAATTTTATTATTAATACGGGAAAGGCAACCGCTTTGGATGTAAAGACGTTAATCAATGCCATTACGGAAGATATAGAAGATAAATTCGGAATCCAGTTGAAGACAGAAGTACAAATATTTTCTTGA
- the murA gene encoding UDP-N-acetylglucosamine 1-carboxyvinyltransferase codes for MAMDRYVITGKQKLEGEIRTSGAKNASLPLMAAAVLAEGKTILRGIPDLTDINSMGEVLERLGCSVSRTGEELVIDSASLNDCTVDEELMRKMRASNLILGPMLAKKGKVRISRPGGCAIGSRPMDQHIKGLQDLGVRIREKHGYIEAYADKMSGAEIYLDVPSVGATENLVMAAVLAAGTTVVNNAAREPEIVDLQNFLNKMGARVRGAGTNVVRIDGVTKLAPAEYTVIPDRIEAGTHMVAAVMTEGDLVVENIIPEHVSSVIAKLRQAGAEITVYPDSVRVKQEGRIKATDLKTLAYPGFPTDLQPQFLAMLCMAKGTSIITETIFENRFQHIAELRRMGARITTDGRTAVICGVKSLEGAFVEATDLRAGAALFLAALAADEGTVLERIDHIDRGYENLEQKYKAVGAKLQRVVKSC; via the coding sequence ATGGCGATGGATCGTTATGTCATAACAGGAAAGCAAAAGCTTGAAGGGGAAATCAGAACAAGCGGGGCGAAAAATGCCTCACTCCCCCTGATGGCGGCCGCTGTTCTCGCTGAAGGCAAAACAATTCTCAGGGGTATTCCTGATTTAACAGATATCAACAGTATGGGGGAAGTGCTTGAACGTCTGGGATGCAGTGTCAGCAGAACAGGTGAAGAGCTGGTCATTGATTCGGCCTCCTTAAATGACTGTACCGTTGATGAAGAGCTGATGCGTAAAATGAGGGCCTCCAATCTAATTCTCGGTCCGATGCTGGCGAAAAAAGGGAAAGTGAGAATTTCACGTCCGGGCGGCTGTGCGATCGGTTCACGGCCTATGGATCAGCATATTAAAGGGCTGCAGGATTTAGGCGTACGAATCAGGGAAAAACATGGGTACATAGAGGCTTATGCGGATAAGATGAGCGGAGCGGAGATTTATTTGGATGTTCCCAGTGTGGGAGCGACCGAAAATTTAGTCATGGCGGCTGTATTGGCCGCAGGGACCACGGTCGTCAATAATGCGGCAAGAGAACCTGAAATTGTTGATCTCCAGAACTTTCTCAATAAGATGGGGGCCCGAGTCCGGGGGGCGGGGACCAATGTCGTCAGAATCGACGGAGTCACCAAGCTTGCCCCCGCAGAATACACTGTGATCCCCGATAGGATAGAAGCCGGGACACATATGGTGGCAGCCGTCATGACAGAGGGGGATCTGGTCGTTGAAAATATCATCCCGGAACATGTCAGTTCCGTTATTGCCAAACTTAGACAGGCAGGAGCAGAGATCACGGTTTATCCTGACAGCGTAAGAGTGAAACAGGAGGGAAGGATTAAAGCTACGGACCTGAAAACTCTGGCTTATCCGGGATTCCCCACTGACCTGCAGCCTCAGTTTTTAGCAATGCTTTGTATGGCGAAAGGGACAAGTATCATTACAGAAACGATTTTTGAAAACAGATTTCAACATATCGCCGAACTGCGGAGGATGGGAGCAAGGATCACCACAGATGGAAGAACAGCAGTAATATGCGGGGTGAAGTCCCTGGAAGGAGCCTTTGTGGAAGCGACTGATCTCAGAGCGGGGGCCGCGTTGTTCCTTGCGGCGCTTGCTGCGGATGAAGGCACCGTGCTGGAAAGGATCGATCATATTGACAGGGGCTACGAAAACCTTGAACAGAAGTACAAAGCCGTAGGTGCCAAACTGCAAAGAGTTGTAAAAAGCTGCTGA
- a CDS encoding cell division protein FtsQ/DivIB: MFRKRSAALVYLSLLTCLVVVGGFLFLRSAFFTVQKIEIDGLNRIANEEISKLIGNVKGENIFTIDTADLATKIQLHPFVEQAAVERKLPSTLKVAIKERKAAALIVAGEKVVEVDLSGIVLKYYEGWPKEDSPVLTGVSIPESTGPGQKVSSPEIDALMKLVGQVPPELLPKISEISYKPSKQINLYLLNGIEVRLGYSGDYAEKIKLLNELLNSADFQAVEKSIKYIDLTAGKPVLG; encoded by the coding sequence ATGTTCAGGAAAAGAAGTGCAGCCCTAGTCTATTTATCATTATTGACCTGCCTGGTTGTCGTAGGAGGGTTTCTTTTCCTGCGTTCAGCCTTTTTTACAGTTCAGAAGATTGAAATTGACGGGCTGAACAGGATTGCCAATGAAGAAATCAGTAAGCTGATCGGAAATGTGAAAGGGGAAAACATTTTTACGATTGACACCGCGGATCTAGCCACTAAAATACAATTGCACCCATTTGTCGAGCAGGCGGCAGTGGAAAGAAAGCTGCCTTCCACCTTGAAAGTGGCGATTAAAGAACGGAAAGCCGCTGCCTTAATTGTGGCTGGGGAAAAGGTTGTTGAGGTGGATTTGTCCGGGATCGTTTTAAAGTATTATGAAGGATGGCCCAAAGAGGACAGCCCGGTTTTGACGGGTGTTTCCATCCCGGAGAGCACAGGTCCGGGTCAGAAGGTGTCCAGCCCGGAAATCGATGCTCTGATGAAGTTAGTTGGACAAGTTCCCCCGGAGTTATTGCCGAAAATCAGTGAGATCAGCTATAAGCCTTCCAAGCAGATCAACCTTTATCTCCTGAACGGGATTGAGGTCAGGCTGGGTTATTCCGGGGATTATGCGGAAAAAATCAAGCTGCTGAACGAACTGCTTAACAGCGCTGATTTTCAAGCAGTGGAAAAAAGTATCAAATATATTGATCTGACAGCCGGAAAACCGGTATTAGGATAA
- a CDS encoding small basic family protein translates to MWLPIFGLLIGLIIGAFTPFTIPVEYAKYLSVAIVVALDTVMGGIRAYQEESFDSTVFLSGFVVNIIAASLLAFIGDRMGVDLYLAAIVAFGSRLFQNISIIRRHVIKK, encoded by the coding sequence ATGTGGCTGCCAATTTTCGGTTTGCTCATCGGGTTAATTATCGGCGCATTCACTCCTTTTACCATACCTGTTGAATATGCTAAATATCTTTCGGTTGCTATTGTTGTGGCGCTTGACACAGTAATGGGCGGGATCAGAGCCTATCAGGAAGAGAGTTTTGACAGCACGGTTTTTCTGAGCGGATTTGTTGTAAATATTATTGCCGCCAGTTTGCTGGCCTTTATTGGGGACCGCATGGGGGTTGACCTGTATCTTGCCGCCATAGTGGCCTTTGGTTCAAGATTATTTCAAAATATCAGCATTATCCGCCGCCATGTCATCAAAAAGTAA